One part of the Cyclobacteriaceae bacterium genome encodes these proteins:
- a CDS encoding DUF4199 domain-containing protein, with translation MENEVQSQQLNWLKDAAKNGLILGSIHIVIMLLLYAVMPSKLTGFSYLLCILVLNFGFCIYYGIQWRNHIGGFLDYGGAFKYAFVLLFVNGVIGLIFSGLFLVIDPSYPEVMAESQLNTSIYWAEKFGAPEDAIDQMKEQFDPESITKRYTFTGLLTGLGIGVILYAIGALIMAIFIRKNQPEMI, from the coding sequence ATGGAAAATGAAGTGCAAAGTCAGCAATTAAACTGGTTAAAAGATGCAGCCAAGAATGGACTGATTCTTGGCTCAATACATATTGTTATAATGCTTTTATTGTATGCTGTAATGCCAAGCAAACTAACCGGTTTCTCCTATTTGTTATGTATACTGGTTTTGAATTTTGGCTTTTGTATCTATTACGGCATTCAATGGCGCAATCATATAGGCGGATTTTTGGACTATGGAGGAGCCTTTAAGTACGCATTTGTATTGCTGTTTGTGAACGGAGTTATCGGATTAATTTTTTCAGGTTTATTTTTAGTGATTGATCCTTCCTATCCTGAGGTAATGGCGGAATCACAATTAAATACTTCCATCTATTGGGCTGAGAAATTTGGTGCACCAGAAGATGCAATTGATCAAATGAAGGAACAATTCGATCCGGAATCGATAACCAAACGATATACATTTACTGGTCTACTAACGGGTCTTGGAATAGGGGTAATCCTATATGCAATTGGTGCTTTAATAATGGCTATCTTTATACGCAAGAACCAGCCGGAAATGATCTAA
- a CDS encoding glycosyltransferase family 2 protein, producing the protein MNSTDISVVIPVFNEEESLQELSDWISRVMKAHGYSFEVLFVDDGSTDNSWKKIQSISTSNPNFKGIKFNRNYGKSAALQTAFRAAQGEVVITMDADLQDSPDEIPELYAMIKQQGYHLVSGWKKKRNDPFTKTVPSKFFNFVTRKISGIKIHDFNCGLKAYDKAVVKNISVYGEMHRYIPLIAKWAGFTKIGEKVVEHRERKYGYSKFGFERFVRGFLDLLTITFVGRFAMRPMHFFGTLGTLSFLAGFLFTVKILWDKIDSVYFSQIPLKRDVTQQPIFFLALVALVIGVQLFVTGFLAELITRQSLSKKNYLVIDKVGIDELPEGSKMKLAANA; encoded by the coding sequence ATGAATAGCACTGATATATCCGTAGTTATTCCCGTATTCAACGAAGAAGAATCGCTTCAGGAATTAAGTGATTGGATTAGCCGTGTGATGAAAGCGCACGGCTATTCTTTTGAAGTGTTGTTTGTGGATGATGGCAGTACAGACAACTCCTGGAAAAAAATCCAGTCCATAAGCACATCCAATCCCAACTTTAAAGGTATAAAGTTCAATCGCAATTATGGTAAGTCAGCAGCCTTGCAAACCGCTTTCAGGGCTGCGCAAGGCGAAGTGGTTATTACTATGGATGCCGACCTTCAGGATAGTCCGGATGAGATACCTGAACTGTATGCTATGATCAAACAACAGGGGTATCACCTGGTATCGGGCTGGAAGAAAAAACGCAACGACCCGTTCACCAAAACAGTACCGTCAAAATTTTTCAATTTCGTTACCCGAAAAATTTCCGGCATAAAAATCCACGACTTTAACTGCGGCCTGAAGGCGTATGATAAAGCCGTGGTGAAAAATATTTCTGTTTATGGCGAAATGCACCGCTATATACCGCTTATTGCCAAGTGGGCAGGCTTTACAAAAATCGGAGAGAAGGTAGTTGAACACCGTGAGCGCAAATATGGCTATTCCAAGTTTGGGTTTGAGCGTTTTGTGCGTGGCTTCCTTGATTTGTTAACAATAACATTCGTGGGTCGCTTTGCCATGCGGCCTATGCATTTCTTCGGCACCCTGGGCACACTATCCTTCCTTGCAGGTTTCCTTTTTACGGTTAAGATTTTATGGGATAAAATCGACTCCGTTTATTTTTCGCAAATCCCGCTGAAGCGTGACGTAACCCAGCAACCCATTTTCTTTTTGGCCTTGGTAGCGTTGGTTATTGGTGTGCAGCTTTTTGTTACGGGTTTTTTGGCTGAACTAATTACACGACAGTCACTTTCCAAAAAGAATTACCTCGTTATTGATAAAGTAGGTATTGATGAATTGCCCGAGGGATCAAAAATGAAGTTGGCGGCAAATGCGTGA
- a CDS encoding DUF4833 domain-containing protein encodes MRLFTLLPLVLLILPTSPAFDHEFPVPPLTHKSLFYIHRSVNSNTVLYEVNLLGDKTIDPKNPVSVYWLRYAEKGQKRDLNMLERNFAYGIKCIPAGPGKYTMHFVASKTRQAEVLLDQNGQATAIMDISGKASRLKKIFVQVSEDGWWPKVDYVEFFGEDVRTKKATYEKMKV; translated from the coding sequence ATGAGGTTATTCACATTATTGCCATTGGTTTTGTTGATCTTGCCAACCTCCCCTGCGTTCGATCACGAGTTTCCCGTTCCGCCTCTAACGCATAAAAGCCTCTTCTACATTCACCGGAGCGTAAACAGCAACACGGTACTGTATGAGGTAAACCTGTTGGGCGATAAAACCATCGACCCTAAAAATCCAGTATCCGTATACTGGTTACGCTATGCCGAAAAAGGGCAAAAGCGCGACCTTAACATGTTGGAACGGAATTTTGCCTATGGGATAAAATGCATACCGGCCGGCCCGGGAAAATACACCATGCACTTTGTGGCTTCCAAAACGCGACAAGCCGAAGTATTGTTAGATCAAAACGGACAGGCCACAGCCATTATGGATATCAGTGGCAAAGCCTCACGGCTAAAGAAAATTTTTGTGCAGGTTTCCGAAGATGGATGGTGGCCCAAAGTTGACTATGTGGAATTTTTCGGTGAGGATGTGCGCACCAAAAAAGCCACTTACGAAAAGATGAAAGTTTGA
- the pyrC gene encoding dihydroorotase: protein MKILIQAAKILDPNSPFHKKVKNILLNNGRIIEIGEKNYQADKVIKAEGMLLSPGWFDLGTFVGDPGLEHKEDLESVSKAAAAGGFTEIAVLPNTSPCIQTKNDVKYLTKNNDSRLVQIHALASVTRDNKGEELTEMIDLHEAGAVAFTDGLKTIWHTDIFLKSLQYLQKFKGVLIDHPEDIWLNMFGQMHEGIQSTMLGLKGMPRIAEEVAVHRNLDLLHYAEGRLHMSRLSSVRSINLIRSAKKKLPVTCDIAAYQPLLDDSMLAGFDTNYKVNPPLREKRDNDALIKGLNDGTIDVICSGHVPHDEESKNLEFDHADPGIINLQTFAANLTALSKHVDWPTLLEKVTLAPRKVLDLESPVIDAEAKANLTLLDPTRTWVYDEKSNMSKAKNSPWLGQTLTGKAVAVFNNTKHWIDNSI from the coding sequence ATGAAAATACTTATCCAGGCTGCCAAAATCCTCGATCCGAACTCCCCCTTTCATAAAAAAGTCAAAAACATACTCCTCAATAATGGCCGCATCATTGAAATCGGGGAAAAAAACTACCAGGCCGATAAGGTAATTAAGGCCGAAGGCATGTTGCTTTCGCCCGGTTGGTTCGACCTGGGAACATTCGTTGGCGACCCGGGCCTGGAACATAAGGAAGATCTGGAGTCGGTTTCCAAAGCGGCTGCGGCAGGAGGATTTACCGAAATTGCCGTGCTGCCTAACACCTCGCCCTGCATCCAAACCAAAAATGATGTAAAGTACCTGACTAAAAATAACGATAGCCGGTTAGTACAAATCCATGCCTTGGCCTCGGTTACCCGCGACAATAAAGGTGAAGAATTAACGGAGATGATCGACCTGCACGAGGCCGGTGCTGTTGCCTTTACCGATGGCCTTAAAACAATCTGGCATACCGATATTTTTCTCAAGTCGCTTCAATACCTGCAAAAGTTTAAAGGCGTACTCATTGATCATCCGGAGGATATCTGGCTGAACATGTTCGGGCAAATGCATGAGGGTATTCAGAGTACGATGTTGGGACTAAAAGGAATGCCAAGGATTGCTGAGGAAGTAGCGGTTCATCGCAACCTGGATTTGCTCCACTATGCCGAAGGAAGATTACACATGTCCCGACTTTCATCAGTCCGGTCGATAAACCTGATCCGCAGCGCGAAAAAGAAATTACCCGTTACGTGCGACATTGCAGCGTATCAACCCTTACTGGATGATAGTATGCTGGCCGGCTTTGATACCAATTATAAAGTAAATCCCCCCTTGCGGGAGAAGCGCGACAACGATGCGTTGATTAAGGGATTGAATGATGGTACCATTGATGTGATTTGTTCAGGCCATGTGCCGCACGATGAAGAAAGCAAAAACCTGGAGTTTGATCATGCCGACCCGGGCATTATTAACCTGCAGACGTTTGCCGCTAATTTAACAGCACTCTCCAAACATGTAGATTGGCCTACGCTACTTGAAAAAGTAACATTGGCGCCACGGAAAGTTCTTGATTTGGAATCACCAGTGATTGATGCAGAAGCAAAAGCCAATCTGACCTTGCTTGATCCTACCCGTACCTGGGTGTATGACGAAAAATCAAATATGAGCAAAGCCAAAAATTCACCGTGGCTGGGGCAAACCCTAACCGGCAAAGCGGTGGCTGTTTTTAATAACACGAAGCACTGGATCGATAACTCGATATGA
- a CDS encoding DUF4199 domain-containing protein has translation MKKPSPLLTIGLRYGALAAVLSIGLNIMMYYLGRHPVMISPFLDFRVFLYGVFIFFSLKEYRDFQNAGVLHFFQGMLGSFVVVATAAVLGSLLYRIFGAFEPNFVSDYVQLAADYIRSFPEEDLARIGGKEEVERNLAGLPSTNMAQLAFLYLAQSFGIGLFISIILSVILRKQPKPE, from the coding sequence ATGAAGAAACCATCACCGCTTTTAACCATCGGTTTACGTTATGGTGCCCTTGCAGCCGTACTTTCCATTGGCTTGAATATTATGATGTACTACCTGGGCAGGCACCCGGTAATGATTTCACCCTTCCTCGATTTCAGGGTATTTCTGTATGGCGTGTTCATTTTTTTCAGCCTGAAAGAATACAGGGATTTTCAAAATGCCGGAGTGTTACATTTTTTTCAAGGTATGCTGGGCAGTTTTGTGGTGGTGGCTACCGCTGCGGTTTTAGGGTCGCTACTTTATCGCATTTTCGGGGCCTTCGAGCCAAACTTTGTTTCTGACTATGTTCAGTTAGCCGCTGACTACATCCGTTCTTTTCCGGAGGAGGATTTAGCAAGGATTGGAGGAAAAGAAGAAGTTGAGCGTAATTTAGCTGGACTTCCTTCTACTAATATGGCGCAACTCGCATTCTTGTATTTGGCACAAAGCTTTGGGATCGGGTTGTTTATAAGCATAATTCTATCCGTTATTTTAAGAAAACAACCCAAACCCGAGTAA